One Lachnospiraceae bacterium C1.1 genomic region harbors:
- the nifJ gene encoding pyruvate:ferredoxin (flavodoxin) oxidoreductase — MARFKKTMDGNEAAAHASYIFTEVAAIYPITPSSPMAEHTDEWATQGRKNIFGNTVKMVEMQSEAGAAGAVHGSLVTGALTSTYTASQGLLLMIPNLYKVAGERLPGVFNVSARCVASHALNIFGDHSDVYACRQTGCAMLCESSVQEVMDLTPVAYLSAIEGKLPFINFFDGFRTSHEIQKIDCWSNEDFDDILPKEAIAEFKANALNPNHPCEMGSAQNPDVFFQTREACNSAYNELPAIVTKYMNKINEKLGTDYKLFNYYGAADAEHVIVAMGSVNDTIEETIDYLADKGEKVGLIKVRLYRPFVVEEFIKTIPSTVKTISVLDRTKEPGSIGEPLALDVMAAVRGTAFKDVTINSGRYGLGSNDTTPNQIVAVYHNTEKSEFTIGITDDVTHLSLDAGEDLVTTPEGTVCCKFWGLGADGTVGANKNSIKIIGDNTDKYVQAYFDYDSKKSGGITMSHLRFGDKAIKSTYLIHKANFVACHNAAYVRKYNMVQELVDGGTFLLNCPWSDEELGKHLPGQVKKYIADHKIKLVTIDGVKCGIESGMGPTRINTILQSAFFCLTGIIPQDKAIELMKAAAKKTYGLKGDDVVQKNWNAIDLGAKNFHEVAVPADWSNCVDEGLDYPKATEGRKEVIDFVNDIQIKVSSQEGNSIPVSVVKKYENGYTPSGAAAYEKRGVSVAVPVWNPDNCIQCGFCSYVCPHAAIRLNAMTADEAAKAPEGMPYKDMTGMPEYKFSVVVSDMDCLGCGSCANVCPGMKGNKALEMKTLDDALKAEQKYFDYAVSLDDKEDVINKFGIASVKGSQFRQPLLEFSGACAGCGETPYAKLITQLFGDRMYIANATGCSSIWGNSSPSTPYTVNKAGHGPAWDNSLFEDNAEFGFGMALAQKTLRSNLKDQVLALAENDAAVKAAADKWIETYDSTELNTDAANALVEALEKNGSAEAKAIVAEKDFLAKKSQWIFGGDGWAFDIGFGGLDHVLASGEDVNVFVFNTEVYSNTGGQSSKATPTGAVAQFAAGGKEIKQKDLASIAMSYGYVYVAQVSMGANMNQLVKALKEAEAYHGPSLIIGYAPCINHRIRVGMGKAMEEEKKAVETGYWNLFRFNPAADKKFTLDSKAATKDYMEFLSGEARYTALQKVNKEKADRLFEAAKENSKKHFEYLESLVDLYDTTKA, encoded by the coding sequence ATGGCAAGATTTAAAAAGACCATGGATGGTAATGAAGCAGCCGCACACGCATCGTATATATTTACGGAAGTTGCAGCTATTTACCCTATTACACCTTCATCACCTATGGCAGAGCACACAGATGAGTGGGCTACACAGGGTAGAAAGAACATTTTCGGCAATACCGTTAAAATGGTCGAGATGCAGTCAGAGGCAGGAGCAGCAGGTGCCGTTCACGGTTCACTTGTAACAGGTGCTCTTACATCTACTTACACAGCTTCACAGGGACTTCTTCTTATGATCCCGAACCTTTACAAGGTTGCAGGTGAGAGACTTCCCGGTGTATTCAACGTTTCAGCTCGTTGCGTAGCTTCGCACGCACTGAATATCTTCGGAGATCACTCCGATGTCTATGCTTGCCGTCAGACAGGATGCGCAATGCTTTGCGAATCTTCTGTACAGGAAGTTATGGATCTTACTCCCGTTGCATATCTTTCAGCAATCGAAGGTAAGCTTCCTTTCATCAACTTCTTTGATGGTTTCCGTACTTCTCACGAAATACAGAAAATTGACTGCTGGTCAAATGAGGACTTTGACGATATCCTTCCTAAGGAGGCAATCGCTGAGTTCAAGGCTAACGCACTTAACCCGAATCATCCTTGCGAAATGGGCTCAGCTCAGAACCCGGATGTATTCTTCCAGACAAGAGAAGCATGTAACTCTGCATACAATGAGCTTCCTGCAATTGTTACAAAGTACATGAACAAGATCAATGAGAAGCTTGGTACAGACTACAAGCTCTTCAACTACTATGGTGCAGCTGATGCAGAGCACGTAATCGTTGCTATGGGTTCAGTTAATGACACTATCGAAGAGACAATTGATTATCTTGCTGATAAGGGTGAGAAGGTTGGTCTTATCAAAGTAAGACTTTACAGACCTTTCGTTGTTGAGGAGTTCATTAAGACAATTCCTTCTACAGTTAAGACAATCTCAGTTCTTGATCGTACAAAAGAGCCCGGATCAATCGGAGAGCCTCTTGCACTCGATGTTATGGCTGCTGTACGTGGAACTGCTTTCAAGGATGTTACAATCAATTCCGGTCGTTACGGTCTTGGTTCTAACGATACAACTCCTAACCAGATCGTTGCTGTATATCACAATACAGAGAAGTCTGAGTTCACAATCGGTATCACTGATGATGTAACCCATCTTTCACTTGATGCAGGTGAGGATCTTGTTACAACTCCTGAAGGAACAGTTTGCTGTAAGTTCTGGGGCCTTGGTGCTGACGGTACTGTTGGTGCTAACAAGAACTCCATCAAGATCATCGGTGACAACACAGATAAATACGTTCAGGCATACTTTGACTATGATTCAAAGAAGTCCGGCGGTATCACAATGTCTCACCTGAGATTTGGTGATAAGGCTATCAAGTCAACATACCTTATCCACAAGGCTAACTTCGTAGCTTGCCACAATGCAGCATACGTAAGAAAGTACAACATGGTTCAGGAACTTGTTGATGGCGGCACATTCCTTCTTAACTGCCCTTGGTCAGATGAGGAGCTTGGAAAGCACCTTCCCGGCCAGGTAAAGAAGTACATTGCTGATCATAAGATCAAGCTCGTTACTATCGATGGTGTTAAGTGCGGTATTGAGTCCGGCATGGGCCCTACACGTATCAATACTATCCTTCAGTCAGCATTCTTCTGCCTCACAGGAATCATTCCTCAGGACAAGGCTATCGAGCTTATGAAGGCTGCTGCTAAGAAGACCTACGGTCTTAAGGGTGATGACGTAGTTCAGAAGAACTGGAACGCTATCGACCTTGGTGCTAAGAACTTCCACGAAGTTGCAGTACCGGCTGACTGGTCAAACTGCGTTGATGAGGGTCTTGATTATCCTAAGGCTACAGAAGGCCGTAAGGAAGTTATCGACTTCGTTAACGACATCCAGATCAAAGTATCTTCACAGGAAGGTAACTCAATACCTGTATCTGTTGTTAAGAAATATGAGAATGGTTACACACCTTCAGGTGCTGCTGCATACGAGAAGCGTGGTGTTTCCGTAGCTGTTCCTGTATGGAATCCTGATAATTGTATCCAGTGTGGTTTCTGTTCATATGTATGTCCTCACGCTGCTATCCGTCTTAACGCTATGACAGCTGACGAGGCTGCTAAGGCTCCGGAAGGAATGCCTTACAAGGATATGACAGGTATGCCTGAGTACAAGTTCTCAGTTGTTGTATCTGATATGGACTGCCTTGGATGCGGAAGCTGTGCTAACGTATGTCCTGGCATGAAGGGCAACAAGGCTCTTGAGATGAAGACTCTTGATGATGCTCTTAAGGCTGAGCAGAAGTACTTCGACTACGCTGTATCACTTGACGATAAAGAAGATGTTATCAACAAGTTTGGTATCGCTTCAGTTAAGGGAAGCCAGTTCAGACAGCCTCTCCTTGAGTTCTCAGGCGCTTGCGCAGGCTGTGGTGAGACACCTTATGCTAAGCTCATCACTCAGCTCTTCGGTGACAGAATGTACATTGCAAATGCTACAGGATGCTCATCTATCTGGGGTAACTCTTCACCTTCAACACCTTATACCGTTAACAAGGCTGGTCACGGTCCTGCATGGGATAACTCCCTCTTCGAGGACAACGCTGAGTTCGGATTTGGTATGGCTCTTGCTCAGAAGACACTCAGAAGCAACCTCAAGGATCAGGTACTTGCTCTTGCAGAGAATGATGCTGCTGTAAAGGCTGCTGCTGATAAGTGGATCGAGACATATGATTCCACAGAGCTTAACACAGATGCTGCCAATGCACTTGTAGAAGCTCTTGAGAAGAACGGCTCTGCTGAAGCTAAGGCAATCGTAGCAGAGAAGGACTTCCTCGCTAAGAAGTCACAGTGGATCTTCGGTGGTGACGGATGGGCATTCGATATCGGATTTGGCGGACTTGATCATGTTCTTGCTTCCGGTGAGGATGTAAACGTATTCGTATTCAACACTGAGGTTTACTCAAATACAGGCGGACAGTCTTCAAAGGCTACACCTACAGGTGCAGTTGCACAGTTCGCTGCAGGTGGTAAGGAGATCAAGCAGAAGGATCTTGCTTCTATCGCTATGAGCTATGGTTATGTATATGTTGCTCAGGTATCAATGGGTGCAAACATGAACCAGCTTGTTAAGGCTCTTAAGGAAGCTGAGGCTTATCACGGACCTTCACTTATCATCGGTTATGCTCCTTGTATCAACCACAGAATCAGAGTTGGTATGGGCAAGGCTATGGAAGAAGAGAAGAAGGCTGTTGAGACAGGTTATTGGAACCTCTTCAGATTCAACCCTGCTGCAGACAAGAAGTTCACTCTTGATTCTAAGGCTGCAACAAAGGATTACATGGAATTCCTTAGTGGAGAAGCTCGTTACACAGCTCTTCAGAAGGTTAACAAAGAGAAGGCAGACAGACTCTTTGAGGCTGCTAAGGAGAACTCCAAGAAGCACTTCGAGTATCTTGAGAGTCTCGTAGATCTCTATGATACAACAAAGGCTTGA
- a CDS encoding chloride channel protein, which yields MREFFYEVIHNFKRAGKDFFYMLKWFVIALLTGSFVGIVSVAFSWLDGRANSFRAENPWILYFLPIAGLLIIFLYHRAGVRKPGGTNKVISTLQADGSLPIRMSGLIFISTILTHLCGGSVGREGAALQLGGSLGACSKVIPEKWLDENDKRVIIMCGMSAAFSAIFGTPVAAAIFPMEVISIGIMQYSALFPCFISSLVASRFAFFLGFDSETIAILRTPTDTVKYPMMIVLMSVCVAVVSVLFVLMLKNSSKMFASVFKNQYIAIAVGGIAVVLLTLLLGTTDYNGAGMEVITRAVKGDVVWYAFIAKMIFTAISIGSGYKGGEIVPSFFIGATFGAWFASFTGIPTSIAAACGMAAMFCGVTNCPITSLLICCELFGFNDAAYFLLAIAVSYVMSGYMSLYATQRIMYSKIKTKFINKKVTDDYDDFD from the coding sequence ATGCGTGAATTCTTTTATGAAGTCATACATAATTTTAAGAGAGCCGGAAAAGATTTTTTCTATATGCTCAAATGGTTTGTTATTGCTCTGTTGACCGGAAGCTTTGTCGGAATTGTGAGTGTCGCTTTTTCCTGGCTTGACGGGAGAGCAAACAGTTTCAGGGCTGAGAATCCCTGGATCCTCTATTTTCTGCCAATCGCAGGTCTTCTGATAATTTTCCTCTATCATCGTGCAGGAGTAAGGAAACCGGGAGGAACGAATAAGGTCATTTCAACATTACAGGCGGATGGAAGCCTGCCGATCAGGATGTCGGGACTGATATTCATATCTACTATACTTACTCACCTCTGTGGAGGATCGGTCGGAAGAGAAGGTGCTGCTTTGCAGCTCGGAGGTTCGCTCGGTGCATGTTCAAAGGTAATACCTGAAAAATGGCTGGATGAAAATGATAAAAGAGTTATAATCATGTGCGGAATGAGCGCAGCGTTTTCAGCAATATTCGGAACGCCTGTTGCAGCAGCCATCTTCCCCATGGAGGTCATAAGCATAGGAATCATGCAGTATTCTGCACTTTTTCCTTGTTTTATCTCATCGCTTGTTGCATCAAGATTTGCTTTTTTTCTTGGATTTGACAGTGAGACTATTGCAATACTTAGAACCCCTACGGATACGGTAAAATATCCGATGATGATAGTTCTTATGTCAGTCTGTGTTGCCGTTGTAAGTGTACTTTTTGTTTTAATGCTTAAGAATAGCTCGAAAATGTTTGCGTCAGTATTTAAGAATCAATATATAGCTATTGCAGTAGGCGGTATTGCGGTTGTTTTGCTTACACTACTGCTTGGAACTACTGATTATAACGGTGCCGGAATGGAGGTTATCACAAGAGCTGTAAAAGGAGATGTGGTCTGGTATGCATTTATAGCAAAAATGATATTTACCGCCATAAGTATCGGTTCAGGATATAAGGGTGGTGAGATCGTACCTTCATTTTTTATTGGTGCAACATTTGGAGCCTGGTTTGCTTCATTTACGGGTATACCTACATCTATTGCTGCAGCGTGCGGAATGGCAGCTATGTTCTGTGGTGTGACAAACTGCCCTATAACCTCATTGCTTATATGCTGCGAGCTTTTCGGATTTAATGATGCGGCATATTTCCTGCTCGCAATTGCAGTAAGTTATGTAATGAGCGGTTATATGAGCCTTTATGCTACACAGAGGATAATGTATTCCAAGATCAAAACGAAATTTATAAATAAAAAGGTCACGGATGATTATGATGATTTTGACTGA
- a CDS encoding LrgB family protein: MNEIFVNSTFAGVTVSLLAYAAGAVLKRKFRLAILNPLLISIVLTIVVLIVGNIDYETYNSGAKYISYFLTPATVCLAIPLYEQFELLKKNFRAIAAGIISGVIVSLATIMVCAFIMKMSHEEYVTLLPKSITTAIGMGVSEELGGYVTITVASIIITGVFGNIAADFIFKLFKIEEPIARGVALGTSAHAIGTAKAMELGQVEGAMSSLSIAVAGILTVVGAPIFAMFL; the protein is encoded by the coding sequence ATGAATGAGATATTTGTAAATTCTACTTTTGCAGGAGTTACGGTGAGTCTTCTTGCTTATGCTGCAGGAGCAGTGCTTAAGAGAAAATTCAGGCTTGCGATACTTAATCCTTTGCTTATTTCCATAGTACTCACGATTGTAGTTCTGATCGTTGGAAATATTGATTACGAAACATATAATTCAGGTGCAAAATATATAAGTTACTTTCTGACGCCGGCAACAGTATGCCTTGCAATCCCGCTCTATGAGCAGTTTGAGCTCTTAAAGAAAAATTTCAGGGCTATTGCAGCCGGGATAATCTCAGGAGTAATAGTAAGTCTTGCAACGATAATGGTGTGTGCCTTTATAATGAAAATGTCACATGAGGAGTATGTAACACTGCTTCCTAAATCAATAACTACGGCAATAGGAATGGGAGTCTCGGAAGAACTCGGAGGATATGTTACAATAACAGTAGCATCTATAATAATTACAGGGGTATTTGGAAATATTGCGGCAGATTTTATTTTTAAGCTTTTTAAGATAGAAGAGCCGATCGCAAGGGGAGTTGCCCTTGGAACTTCGGCACATGCCATAGGAACAGCAAAAGCCATGGAACTTGGACAGGTAGAAGGTGCAATGAGCAGTCTGTCCATAGCTGTTGCAGGTATACTTACGGTTGTCGGAGCACCGATATTTGCCATGTTTCTCTGA
- a CDS encoding CidA/LrgA family protein has product MKYLKQFLVIMIISFVGELLKIFLPLPVPASIYGMIILFILLETGLVKLGSVKGVGDFLIEIMPVMFIPAGVGLLESWGVLQPIIVRVISATLVTTITVMVASGLAAQTIIRKGGKKDE; this is encoded by the coding sequence TTGAAATACTTAAAACAGTTTCTTGTCATCATGATTATTTCCTTTGTGGGCGAACTTTTGAAAATCTTTCTTCCACTGCCGGTTCCGGCCAGCATATACGGTATGATCATTCTATTTATTCTGCTTGAAACAGGATTGGTAAAGCTTGGATCGGTTAAGGGAGTCGGGGATTTTCTTATAGAGATAATGCCCGTAATGTTCATACCTGCCGGAGTTGGACTTCTTGAGTCCTGGGGAGTTCTGCAGCCTATTATTGTAAGAGTGATCTCTGCAACGCTGGTAACTACAATAACAGTTATGGTCGCAAGCGGTCTTGCAGCTCAGACAATTATCCGCAAGGGAGGAAAAAAAGATGAATGA
- a CDS encoding FprA family A-type flavoprotein, whose amino-acid sequence MFISDSIKYIGVDDKTIDLFESQYIVKNGVSYNSYLILDEKTALMDTVDPRGTEEWSKNLEKELAGRKLDYIVVQHMEPDHSGSLACAIEKYPEAKIVGNAKTFQYIGQFFDADISERKVEVKEGDEISLGSHTLKFVMAPMVHWPEVMVTYELSEKVLFSADGFGKFGSLDTDEEWAGEARRYYINIVGKYGAQVQALLKKAAGLQIEKILPLHGPILTENLGYYLDLYNTWSSYKSEEKGVFIAYASIHGHTRKAAEILADKIRSMGESKVVVADLSRTDISKCVEDAFRYDRMVLCAATYDGGAFVPMEDFLHHLQIKTYRNRTVGLLENGTWAPMAAKAMRGYLESMKDIKILDETVSIKSRYTSANEETMDALAKAIVVAGI is encoded by the coding sequence ATGTTTATTTCTGACAGCATTAAGTATATTGGCGTTGACGACAAGACGATAGATCTGTTTGAGAGCCAGTATATCGTTAAAAACGGTGTATCTTATAATTCTTATCTCATTCTTGATGAAAAAACTGCACTTATGGATACAGTCGATCCGAGAGGAACAGAAGAGTGGAGTAAAAATCTTGAAAAAGAACTCGCAGGAAGAAAGCTTGACTACATAGTAGTTCAGCATATGGAGCCGGATCACTCCGGATCTCTTGCCTGTGCGATCGAGAAATATCCTGAGGCAAAGATAGTAGGAAATGCCAAGACATTCCAGTATATAGGACAGTTTTTTGATGCGGATATCTCAGAAAGAAAGGTCGAAGTTAAAGAGGGAGATGAGATTTCACTCGGAAGTCACACACTTAAGTTTGTGATGGCACCCATGGTTCACTGGCCTGAGGTTATGGTCACTTATGAGCTTTCTGAAAAAGTACTTTTCTCGGCTGATGGTTTCGGAAAATTCGGAAGCCTTGATACTGACGAGGAATGGGCAGGAGAAGCCAGAAGATATTATATTAATATTGTTGGAAAATATGGCGCACAGGTTCAGGCACTCCTTAAAAAGGCAGCAGGTCTTCAGATTGAGAAGATACTGCCGCTGCATGGACCGATATTGACTGAGAATCTTGGATATTACCTCGATCTTTACAATACCTGGTCAAGCTATAAGAGCGAGGAAAAGGGCGTATTTATTGCCTATGCGTCAATTCATGGACACACCAGGAAGGCTGCGGAGATCCTTGCCGATAAGATACGCTCGATGGGGGAATCAAAAGTAGTCGTTGCAGATCTCAGCCGTACTGATATATCAAAGTGCGTAGAGGATGCTTTCAGATATGACAGAATGGTACTTTGCGCGGCAACTTATGATGGCGGGGCATTTGTACCGATGGAGGATTTCCTTCATCATCTTCAGATCAAGACTTACAGAAACCGTACCGTAGGACTTCTTGAGAACGGAACCTGGGCTCCTATGGCGGCAAAGGCAATGAGAGGATATCTTGAATCTATGAAAGATATTAAGATCCTCGATGAGACGGTATCAATTAAATCAAGATATACAAGTGCAAATGAAGAGACAATGGATGCACTTGCAAAAGCTATAGTGGTTGCAGGAATCTGA
- the hemZ gene encoding coproporphyrinogen dehydrogenase HemZ, which yields MITAELTRTNLEYDMNALLKSFYPSEEVKMVGTEAEEGVLLVRILKDGVVLTELSLPDEYDSNKSVFKNEIRRKLYKDLEKINGHGLPWGILNGIRPTKLVMKEILAGKSDEEAVAFMKNTYLASDEKARLAVRIAKNERKVIERSKGKDGWSLYIGIPFCPTTCMYCSFTSYAISLWKDRVGEYLEAMFKEIDAAADIMGGKNPDTIYIGGGTPTTLEAEEFERLFKKLEETFDMDSLLEFTVEAGRADSITREKLKVLKKHGVSRISVNPQTMNDETLELIGRRHNVAQVKEAFKAAREEGFENINMDMILGLPGEADDEVRRTVEEIEKLKPDNLTVHSLAIKRASALAKLIDKMGYERLHNSDSTMAIASEAAGRMGMQPYYLYRQKNMSGNFENTGYAIPGKEGIYNILIMEEIQSIIAVGAGTVTKRVAEDGNITRCDTPKDVGLYIRDIDDMIKRKKDLFK from the coding sequence ATGATAACGGCAGAATTAACAAGAACAAATTTAGAATATGACATGAATGCCCTCTTAAAGAGCTTTTACCCGTCAGAGGAAGTAAAAATGGTCGGGACTGAGGCAGAAGAGGGAGTTTTGCTTGTAAGAATTCTTAAAGATGGCGTAGTTTTAACGGAACTTAGCCTACCTGACGAGTACGACAGCAATAAAAGTGTTTTTAAGAATGAGATCAGACGAAAATTATACAAGGACCTGGAGAAAATTAACGGTCACGGGCTTCCTTGGGGAATACTCAACGGAATAAGACCGACAAAACTTGTAATGAAAGAAATACTTGCAGGAAAGTCGGATGAGGAAGCTGTGGCTTTCATGAAGAATACATATCTTGCGTCTGATGAAAAAGCAAGGCTTGCTGTAAGAATCGCAAAAAATGAAAGAAAAGTGATCGAGAGAAGCAAGGGGAAGGACGGTTGGAGTTTATATATCGGAATTCCTTTTTGCCCCACGACCTGTATGTATTGTTCGTTTACATCTTATGCGATCTCTTTATGGAAAGACAGGGTCGGGGAATACCTCGAGGCAATGTTTAAGGAAATAGATGCGGCAGCGGATATAATGGGCGGGAAAAATCCCGACACTATCTATATTGGCGGCGGCACGCCAACAACGCTTGAAGCAGAAGAGTTTGAAAGACTCTTTAAGAAACTTGAGGAAACCTTCGATATGGATTCGCTTCTGGAGTTTACGGTAGAAGCAGGAAGGGCAGATTCCATAACAAGAGAAAAACTCAAAGTACTTAAAAAACATGGAGTCAGCAGGATATCTGTGAATCCTCAGACGATGAATGATGAAACCCTTGAGCTTATAGGCAGAAGGCACAATGTGGCTCAGGTAAAAGAGGCATTTAAGGCTGCAAGGGAAGAAGGATTCGAAAATATCAACATGGATATGATCTTAGGGCTTCCGGGTGAAGCTGATGATGAGGTCAGGAGAACGGTTGAAGAAATAGAGAAACTTAAGCCGGATAATCTTACGGTACATTCGCTTGCGATAAAAAGGGCTTCGGCTCTTGCGAAGCTTATAGATAAAATGGGTTATGAGAGACTTCATAACAGTGATTCTACAATGGCGATAGCCTCAGAGGCTGCCGGACGAATGGGCATGCAGCCATATTATTTATACAGACAGAAGAATATGTCCGGGAATTTTGAAAATACAGGATATGCCATTCCGGGAAAAGAAGGGATCTACAATATCCTCATTATGGAGGAGATTCAGTCGATAATTGCTGTTGGGGCCGGAACAGTGACTAAAAGAGTTGCGGAAGACGGAAATATCACAAGGTGTGATACCCCTAAGGATGTGGGTCTTTATATTCGGGATATTGATGATATGATAAAGAGAAAAAAGGATTTATTCAAATAA
- a CDS encoding thiamine diphosphokinase, translating to MGRCIIMGAGDFFGFDIKIEEDDYIIAADGGYDSLIKAGVKPDFVIGDFDSRNGLVPELENVKTLPVKKDVTDMDAASMIGWGRGFREFHIFGGTGGSRFSHTMANIQLMSGLVIKGAKVFLHGEKNISTVIFNDSIEFESDKKGYISVFSLSDRSLMVNIEGLKYELKDGILENSFALGVSNEFIGKKSRISVENGLLLLVMEKIIPAEQ from the coding sequence ATGGGTAGATGTATTATAATGGGTGCCGGAGATTTCTTCGGATTCGACATAAAAATAGAGGAAGATGACTATATTATAGCTGCGGATGGCGGATACGACAGCCTTATTAAGGCAGGGGTAAAACCTGACTTTGTGATAGGGGATTTTGACTCAAGAAACGGTCTTGTTCCGGAACTTGAAAATGTAAAGACTCTTCCGGTGAAAAAAGATGTTACCGATATGGATGCCGCATCAATGATAGGATGGGGAAGAGGCTTCAGAGAATTTCACATTTTCGGAGGCACGGGCGGAAGCCGCTTTTCCCATACTATGGCAAACATACAGTTGATGAGCGGACTTGTCATAAAAGGTGCAAAAGTTTTCCTTCATGGAGAAAAGAATATATCTACTGTTATCTTTAATGACAGCATAGAATTTGAATCTGACAAAAAAGGTTATATATCCGTTTTTTCACTTTCTGACAGATCTTTGATGGTTAACATCGAGGGTCTTAAATATGAGCTCAAAGATGGGATTCTTGAAAACTCATTTGCTTTGGGTGTAAGTAATGAATTTATTGGAAAAAAGTCACGTATTTCGGTGGAAAACGGACTTTTGCTGCTGGTAATGGAGAAAATAATACCGGCAGAGCAGTAA
- a CDS encoding alpha-amylase family glycosyl hydrolase — translation MWAYESVFYQIYPLGFCGAPFENDGIEKNRISKVSDWIGHIKKLGCNAIYFSPVFESDTHGYNTRDYTKIDCRLGTNDDFKKACDDLHKEGIKVVLDGVFNHVGRGFFAFKDVQEKKWDSQYKDWFHINFDGNSNYNDGFWYEGWEGNYDLVKLNLRNEAVIEHIFNAVKGWVEEFDIDGLRLDVAYCLDRDFLRRLREFTSGLKEDFYLVGETLHGDYNQWMNDSACHSVTNYECYKGLHSSFNSMNMFEIVHSLLRQFGPENWTLYKGKHLLSFVDNHDVTRIASILNNEKHLPLIYTLMFGMPGVPCVYYGSEWGEKANKSEGDPALRPSFEKPEWNELTDVIAALAEAKKNSKALQYGAFKSLLLTNKQCIFERECDGDRVMVAINADENEFAAHFDARAGRAKDLVSGETVDFGGGLRMPPYSGMILEPY, via the coding sequence ATGTGGGCTTATGAGAGTGTGTTTTATCAGATATATCCTTTGGGTTTCTGCGGGGCTCCGTTTGAAAATGACGGAATAGAGAAAAACAGGATTTCAAAGGTGTCTGACTGGATCGGTCATATAAAGAAGCTTGGCTGCAATGCTATTTATTTTTCTCCTGTATTTGAGTCAGATACTCATGGATATAATACAAGAGATTATACAAAGATAGACTGTCGCCTTGGAACAAATGATGATTTTAAGAAAGCCTGTGATGATCTCCATAAAGAAGGCATAAAAGTTGTTCTCGACGGTGTTTTTAATCATGTAGGACGTGGTTTTTTCGCATTTAAGGATGTGCAAGAAAAGAAATGGGATTCTCAGTATAAAGACTGGTTTCATATAAATTTTGACGGTAATTCAAACTATAACGACGGTTTCTGGTATGAGGGCTGGGAAGGAAATTATGACCTTGTAAAATTAAATCTCAGAAATGAAGCAGTTATAGAACATATTTTCAACGCTGTAAAGGGATGGGTTGAAGAATTTGATATTGACGGGCTCAGACTTGATGTGGCATACTGTCTTGATAGGGATTTTTTAAGGCGTTTGAGAGAATTTACGTCCGGATTGAAAGAGGACTTTTATCTGGTCGGAGAAACACTTCATGGGGATTACAATCAGTGGATGAATGATTCAGCATGCCATTCTGTAACAAATTACGAATGTTACAAAGGATTGCATTCCAGCTTTAATTCCATGAACATGTTTGAAATAGTACATTCTCTTTTGAGACAGTTTGGACCGGAAAACTGGACACTCTACAAGGGAAAGCATCTTTTGTCATTTGTCGACAATCACGATGTGACAAGGATCGCGAGCATATTAAATAATGAAAAACACCTTCCGCTTATTTATACGCTGATGTTTGGAATGCCTGGCGTTCCCTGCGTTTACTATGGAAGTGAGTGGGGAGAAAAGGCAAACAAATCAGAGGGAGATCCGGCATTGAGACCGTCCTTTGAAAAGCCTGAATGGAATGAACTCACAGATGTGATCGCTGCACTTGCTGAGGCAAAGAAAAATTCAAAGGCGCTGCAGTATGGAGCTTTTAAGAGCCTCCTTCTTACAAATAAGCAGTGTATTTTTGAGCGTGAATGCGATGGTGACAGGGTAATGGTTGCGATAAATGCAGATGAAAATGAATTTGCTGCGCACTTTGATGCCAGAGCAGGAAGGGCAAAGGATCTTGTCAGTGGAGAGACTGTTGACTTTGGCGGAGGATTGAGAATGCCGCCATACTCCGGAATGATTCTTGAGCCTTATTGA